In Chryseobacterium salivictor, the DNA window ACTTCAATATTTGGCAAAGTATAAATCAGAATTTCCAGACATTCTTTTAAAGAATCAATCGCCGGAAAAAGGATTTCTTTGGTCAGCTGCATATCGCGGTGATAGCCGGAAGGCAAGTTGTTGGTCAACAAAATCAGTTCATTGGGCAAAGACTGGATTCGGTTGCAACGCGCTCTTACCAACTCAAAAATGTCCGGATTTTTCTTGTGCGGCATAATGCTGCTTCCGGTAGTAAATTCTTTCGGAAAACTAATGAAATCAAAATTCTGACTTAAATACAGACAAATATCATAAGAAAACTTACCTAAAGTTCCTGCCAAAACTGCCATCGAAGATGCGAGTAATTTCTCGGATTTTCCACGCGTCATCTGTGCGTAAACAGAATTGTAATTTAATGTTTTAAAACCCAGATGATAAGTCGTACTTTCCCGATCAATTGGGAAGGAAGAACCATAACCAGCGGCTGAACCCAAAGGATTTTTATTGATGATATTTTTAACCGACAAAAGCAGTTCCAAATCATCGACCAAGGCTTCTACATAAGCGCCAAACCACAATCCGAAAGACGACGGCATCGCAATCTGAAAATGCGTATAACCTGGCAACAGGACCTTTTTGTGCTGATCTGCCAAACGAATCAGCAGTTGGAATAGAGAATCCGTCAGTTCACCAATTGCTCTGATTTCATCTAACAGATACAATTTAATATCCAACAAAACCTGATCGTTTCTGGAACGTGCAGTGTGAATTTTCTTTCCGGTATCGCCTAATTTTCTTATTAAAACAGATTCAATTTGAGAATGAATATCTTCTGCTTCGCTATCGATTTCGAAAGTATTATTTTCGATGCTTTCTAAAATTTCATTTAAAACTGCAAGCAATTCAAGTGATTCCTCATTTGAAATCAGTCCTACTTCTGCTAACATTTTGCAATGCGCAATCGAACCCAAAACATCGTATTTTGCCAACCGATCATCGAAATCTAAATCTTTTCCAACGGTGAAATTATTCACCAATTGATCGGTTAATGACTTATCTTTTTGCCAAATTTTTTTCATTATTTCTTTTATTTAAAAACCTTTAAAACAGGTTTATAATATTTTTTCTAAAATTTTAATATAGATTTCAATGCCTTCATTTATTTCATTAATGTAAATAAATTCGTCGGCGGTATGAGATCTTGTGCTGTCTCCGGGACCAATTTTCACCGATGTACAAGGAATAATCGCCTGATCCGAAGAGGTTGGTGAGCCGTACGTTGTTCGACCGATTTCTAAACCTGCTTTTACGATCGGATGATCTTCATTAATTCTCGAAGAATTTAACCTGAACGATCGCGCAGTTAATTTGGATTTCATTTCGGACTGAATGATTTCAAAAACTTCTTTATTGCTGTATTCATCAGTCACACGAACATCTAAAGTAAAATTACATTTTTCGGGAACCACGTTGTGTTGCGTTCCGGCATTGATGACCGAAAGCGTGACTTTTACTTCACCCAAATAGGGCGAAACTTTCGGAAATTTGAAGTTCAAAATATGATCTAAATCTGCCATGCATTTCACAATCGCATTATCCTGATTTGGATGCGCCGCATGAGAAGCCGTTCCCAACATTTCGCCATCGATAACCAATAATCCTTTTTCTGCGATGGCTAAATTCATTTTTGTAGGTTCGCCAACAATTGCTAATTCTACGTTTGGAAGTTGGGGAAAAAGCAATTCGATTCCTTCTTTTCCTGAAATTTCTTCTTCGGCTGTTAACG includes these proteins:
- the argH gene encoding argininosuccinate lyase; its protein translation is MKKIWQKDKSLTDQLVNNFTVGKDLDFDDRLAKYDVLGSIAHCKMLAEVGLISNEESLELLAVLNEILESIENNTFEIDSEAEDIHSQIESVLIRKLGDTGKKIHTARSRNDQVLLDIKLYLLDEIRAIGELTDSLFQLLIRLADQHKKVLLPGYTHFQIAMPSSFGLWFGAYVEALVDDLELLLSVKNIINKNPLGSAAGYGSSFPIDRESTTYHLGFKTLNYNSVYAQMTRGKSEKLLASSMAVLAGTLGKFSYDICLYLSQNFDFISFPKEFTTGSSIMPHKKNPDIFELVRARCNRIQSLPNELILLTNNLPSGYHRDMQLTKEILFPAIDSLKECLEILIYTLPNIEVKEGILEDEKYKYLFSVEKINEEVKNGNSFRDAYVKVGNDIENDDFQYDTKDLNHSHQGSIGNLCLDEIAHQFHKISSKLLA
- a CDS encoding M20 family metallo-hydrolase, coding for MKEQKSYYSQEELVLNATELLKKIIATPSLSKDEYDVSLVIEGFFHQRNIPTKRLKNNIWAVNQYFDETKPSIVLNTHHDTVKPNKAFTIDPFIPIEKDGKIFGLGSNDAGASLVSMVQVFLHFYENENLSHNLIIALTAEEEISGKEGIELLFPQLPNVELAIVGEPTKMNLAIAEKGLLVIDGEMLGTASHAAHPNQDNAIVKCMADLDHILNFKFPKVSPYLGEVKVTLSVINAGTQHNVVPEKCNFTLDVRVTDEYSNKEVFEIIQSEMKSKLTARSFRLNSSRINEDHPIVKAGLEIGRTTYGSPTSSDQAIIPCTSVKIGPGDSTRSHTADEFIYINEINEGIEIYIKILEKIL